A stretch of DNA from Anopheles ziemanni chromosome 3, idAnoZiCoDA_A2_x.2, whole genome shotgun sequence:
CGGAGGGGGTACGTTAGGTGAGTCAGAGTGTGGGGACGGGGGTTTGTGCGTTTATGTTTTGGATTCCAATTTGAGGTGCCCACATGCAATGCACGGCAGAGCAAACATATCGTTTGACGTTCGTTCCAATATCCGCGATGGACGGTTCCGATTTTGTCGCGTGTTGTGTTCACGGTGGTGTTGTGCGACGTTCCGGTTCCATAATGCAGGGTAGGGGTGACCGGTTTTATGGGATACCAGTTCCGGTCGAATGCGTGCAAATTTTGATTAggatttttgttcgtttcgttccatGCGCCAATTCAATCCAATCCCGGACCGATTCAATCCACCGTGAACGATTTGTCGTGCCGTAGTGATGAGGGAGCGATGGTGAGGTGGTTGGGTTGCGTTTAGGTGTATTCGTTTGGCCGGTACCAGGACATCAGGACGCGACAGAAGAAGCAAGCAGCGAAATTTCGTGTGTTGGATCGATGATTTCGTTTGGGACGGCGTCCGCGTCGCGCGTATCGATCGCCgggtttttgtgtttcggGTGATTATGATTATGGCATGTCGACGTTCGCATGCCGgaatcatcatcaccagcgtCCAATGTTATCGTTATCCAAATtcgtatatttttgtttttgcatatGGAGCACAATTCGATCCGGAAAATTGTGCCACACAGGATTCAATCAAACCACAAATCATCGTGCGGGCCAATGGGTAGCAGGCAGATGAAAAATAACGAGAAATAGAtaatagagaaagagaaaagagaggaaaagacattttcatttgttagtTACTCGGTCTTATATCTTGGCGGGGTATGTTTGTTATGCGAAATGTGTGCTCGAATTTCTTCCACTTTGATGTTCCGAAAAGCAATGCTGTTTTTCTGAGGCGTGGATCAGGATGCTTGACGCGAAATGGCCACAAACTAACAATCGGATGGACGGATGGAAATGTCAAAAAAATAGTCGGCAACAGCCGGTTCACATGTCTTGATAGGTATCTTTATAGATCTCTCCTGTAATCAATCTTGCGCTCCACGTatcactttttttcttttcctccattttgcaCAACCAATGTCATCTCAAGATCAGGGTAATTTGCATTCAAACGTTGACTTGATTTTTCGGTGGCCGGCTCCGCGGACgggcaaaacacacacacacacacacgttcccGGCGCGGCCATGAAATGATCATAAAAGTGAATTCTGGtggataataaaataaagtagtTGAACGAGAGAAGTAAGTCCCGGGGCCAGAAggcaaagaaaatgaagccaacattcaaagcaaagtcACGCGATCGTGAGGCATTAGAGATCgtcaatagtttttttttcgctggcTCCATTATATGACTCCCAATCGGAGTAGGCAGGTTCTTAAATTCAAAGTGGTGACGAATTTTTTATCACAAAGCAAGCTTCCTGAATCAAAATGACCTCCCAGAAGgaaccatttttgttttcgcaagAATGTAGTTATAAAAGCAGCAATTTACAACCTCCCGCCAATGCCACGCGCCAATTCAAATGGAGGTGTAAAAAATCTTTCCGCTAAAATAAAAGTGTCACAACTGCATCGAGAATGTGTTAATTGCGTTTTGTTTAGCTATTTTGCTGACTTTGAAATCAACGAAACATTTATCACACCAAAGGGAAATGGAATCGTTGGGATAACAATATTTTCGAATTTTTACAAATTGTATTTCGATGACATTTTTACTACCGTTGTTATGGCTTAGTCAGAATTGTACATTAAAGTAGAAAAAATTATGATTGATTGTATTTTGATCGGCGGCAAGGTTGATGTaaggttttaaaaaatgtctgCTCCTTTTTATGATCACAAAAATTAAAGTAACTCTTTTTTCCCAAGACGATGAAAAAACTCTTCGATCGTCAGCAAAAAGCAATGAACCGATAAACCACAACTACACACGTTACAATTTGTGCATTGCGAGCTTGACGATCGACGGATGTAAGATCGGtatgtgggtttttttccttttttttcttctttagcGAACACACTGCTAACTGCCTCCCCCAGCAACGGGTCACACCCGCACAATCGATGCACCCGAACATTATGCAACTATGTAGTGCAGGGAAGCcggcacaacacacacacacacacacacacacactcaaaaaCCATGGCACAATTTTAGCTCCCAGTCGAACGACGATCGTCAGGCGGAGCGAAGGGTTTGCCGCTTTCCACGTCGTTGACAGCCGGAACGCGTGCATTGCCAAGGTCAGCACAATTTATTGCACTTTTGCgccatgtgtgtgtgaaggGGGTGGGGTGTTGTTTGGGGGGTGTACTGGAAAGGGATAGTGGGGGGAATGTGGTGCACATTGCAGGCGCAGCTGCTTATTTGCGAAGGCGTCGGAGGCCAGTGTCGCGCAAGTTCTCCGGCGATGATCTCGGTCTTTTTTCTCGACGTCTTATCGTCTCAGTGGGTCACATGAACATGTGTTTTCTTCCAACAGGGCTACGTCACATTCTCCGTGAAGCCAGCAGTATCCGGAATGGGAGGACGTGTCCGCTAATTCCTGCGCAACACGTCGTGTCAATCTTCGCGCAGGCCGCGAAGGTGTTATGTGGTGGTGTGCTCTCGTGTGCCAGCGTAAGCTTAAGGCACGTTTAATTAGCACCATTGTTGCAATCGTGCTAAGCCCCCGATACGAGACCGTGATCATAGTGACAAAAACTACTCTTTGGGGAATGTTTTATAATATCAACGATTGCACAACCCGCGAGAAGTGCAGAGTTCCTCGAACATCTCATAGTCACCATTCGATAACTGGTACGAGTCATCTCGGAGACCGTGTCGGGCTTCTGTTTAACGAAAGATTTATCAATGCTCACTCATTTGGCGAGGCCCCCGTACAGATCCATCATGTGATCCAATTTTGTGGTAGTTGCTAAGTGATAACTATAACTCACGAGGCGGCTACAAAGACTGATCAAGGCCGGTTCGGGGTGGTTTCTTTCAAGTTAACCCTGGTCGGTTTTACCACCGCCGCCCAACAGCGCAATCACCCTCAGCTTCGGGGGGTGTGGACGACAACATATCTTTTAAACACACCCTTCCTGGGGGGGGTCAAACCGTTGCTTTGACCCCTTCTGTCAGCTGTTTCTTGCCGAGAGCTTCCCCGCTTAGCAGCATCGTCGCTGACGCCGACGTCGACGTGAAACGTGACTGCTTCCTGCCCCGTTTTGTAAATATAGAACACTCTACCCTTGGTAGCATTGTCGATACCTATAACGAATCGATCGATGCGTCGCTTCTTGAAGACCCAGACGGTTGTAGATAGAATGTAAAACCGTTGCAAATACCGTGTAACGCACACTTTGGCGAGAAGTGCAGTTCCTTAGTACATAGTTGTAGTACAATGTAGGATAACATCTTTATTTTCAGTACTaataaagtaataataatattctgatttcctatttttgtttgaaaacatatGATAAATTCGATTGACTATCTTACAAAGCGGTAATAGTGACCCTGAAGGAGATTATAGCACAAACAGTAAACACAGTTTCCAAACGTGATTGGACCAACCCTTGGGGGAGCCGCTatccaaaaaacaacaattaatTTCTATTTTTACTTCCATTCGCAATTGAAGGGATTCCTAGCCGACCCACAAACATTCCAAATGTGCTCCAGAAAGACCCGACTCTGAATTTGAACGATTCGTTTCTTCGTGCAGCATAAAGTAAAAGCCAAAAAGATAGCAACATACGGCTTCAACCGTACACGCACCCATCTCGTGTTAAACTAGACCCTGGCCGGGAAACTCCACCCATCGTTTTCCGGGAAGGAAAactgttgtttattttgactATCTATCTGTAGCAGTTACTATCGGGCAGAGTTCATTTGACAAATTACAGAAAACAAGACGATCCGAGGGGGGAGAAGCACGGCCGTCGAAAGGACACGGTTGGATGATACTTTTCGAGGCGTACACGACACATATGCAAATGTCGTTAATTGTCCTTGTTTTAGGCGCTCGGTGGCGCCAACCTGGTGCCCTGGTGTTCGGTGTCCTGTGCTTACCGATAATTGTTTGGCGTTCGTGTGAGGCCAAGAGACAGTTTTAGCATAATTGTACGTCAGCTCCTATCAATCTCACCGGTAAGGTCAGAAAGCGGCTGATAGGCTATCGCTGAACAGCGTCCTACCCCTTCGTCCCTCGAGTGCGTGTGGAACAGGGGGAGTGGGTTTCCATTTCATAATGCTCATTTAGCAATTTTCTATAATTCATTGTGTCCAACCTAGCCGGGCGATGGGAGGAGGAGGGTAAGTTGATACGATTTATGAAAGGTGCAATTCCCAACGTGGCCACTTCCAGCCATACGGTGTAAGTGCATACGACTGCATCTATCGGCCGGTCGATGCAGTTTAGATGATGATTGCATTAGGTAATGGCTTTCTATTAGATTTTCTGTCGGCATAAGCGCCTTCGGTTGTGGATGGAACCAATCGGGGTGGCAcactttttgtaaaattaagCTTCTCCAACAATGCCATCCAACTTTGGCCATCAATAAACCAGCTGGTATAGGACGGGGGAACGAATATACGGTTTTGTATTTCACCACATTTTGCGATACGTTCGAGCCTGTCGCGTGATCCGCGGACTGCGCCCACTTGTTGCGGTTTTAGCGCTTTTCCTTTCGGCCAAAAACTCATCCTATTTATCGAGCTTTCTGCGTCCATCACCGGCAGCAACAAAATTGGCCACCGGTGCAAGAAGCGAACACCAGTCCCCGTGCCAAAAATACACCTTCATCAGCCTTCCCCTTCCCTTTCCTGCCATCATTTTACTCCGCCGTTGACCACACCGAAATCGACTTGAAAAATTCGCCCATGCGAAAACACGTCAAACATGAACACGAGACTTCGAGAGCTCGCTCGCCGCGGCCACGTTTCGATTCGGAAGTTTTCTTGTTGGCAACCTTTCTCACACCCCACCCTGGCACAGCTGCGGGTTTGCACGAGAGTTTTCTTTGGGGTGTCTGTTTTCCCACACACCCAAAAACACCCGGTTGTTTTCCCGGCGACACAGTTCTGTGTTTTGGGAGGATCGTCGAAAGTATGCGACTAATTCGTCATCTTGTTGGTGCGCTCCTAGACGCGGTGGAAATCCTCTTCACATTTGCAAAACATTACACCAGCCGGGCCACACGGAGTATGTGTGTGATAGTGGTTTAATTTTAGCTCATCTGTTTTGTGGCCACTTCCTACGCCCCAGACTCGTgagtgggtgggtgggaaaaagggTCGCGTGGACGCGGACTGTAAAAACAGCCCCCTGGAAACCCGAACGCTGCCCTTCCCGGCATTCACCAGCCCTTGGCAACGGCACTTTACCGTATTCTCTCCCGGGTCCTTGACAGAACGCGTTCTAAATTTACTCCTCTCACCTCTGTACCGAGGGGGTTCTAATGCCCTTTTGCTACCGTCGGGCCGGCCGACGAACAAAGTTTGCAACATTTTAACAAATTAGCCAACCTACGAGGTTGAAGGATTAGTTGCATTGTAAGCAAACACGAGGTTCGATTATGCAaccggatttttttttctatttcttctgCTTTGGTTTGCACATCCGATGTGGATTGGTTCCTCGTTTAGGTAAACTTGCTCTGGTTTTGAGTGGAAATGAAATGTGGAAGGATTCCATTACAACAAACCCCTATACTGCACTATCTAATGCGCAAAGTTACATAAGCGCGAGAAGCTAGAATAAGCTCTGTGTCCTTTCGATTATTTGGtgttaaattattgttattttattttcagtcCATTTTATGCTTTTACTTATGAAATGGAACGTAAGTTAGCTAATCAGATGCTCGGCATGATGTGGTTCAAAGGTAACTATCACTTTCCaatagaaattgtttaaattgccTTTGGTTCAGTCCTCTTGCTGGTATGAAATCCATAGTTCGTGAAACCACCAATTGTGTCAAAGGGGTCGCGAGCCTCCTGATATATTAGAGCTAAAAGATagataaatataataataattttttttatgacaaCAGCTTAACGCCGTGACATTCCCATCGTAGTCCATGAGTCGAttgttaaatttgaaaataaaaatacatgaaGCAAGTTTGTACAAAAATATTCACatgcatgatgatgatggaatgaAGCAGCGGAAGATTTCACGTTGTGACGTGTTTTTCATGAAGGCTGATATAAGATACTAGGGCGTACGCGGCCAACTTCATGGCGTGTGCAGGAAGGATAAATCTAGTCCTGTCTTGTCCCCGAAAGGCACGCAATTGCGTTTCTGTGAAAGTGTTTTCCCAACTGCGACACCAAACACTGGATTGCTGGCGAGGGGTTCGACCGTCGCGACTTTCGGCGTCCTTCTATCGGCCGGGACCTTACCTTCATGTTGTTCTCCACCAGGAACTCGGATGAGCAGAGCACGTACACAAAGTAGGCCCGAATCAGTTCGAGCGTGGTCTTGCTCTTGAATGCGGCGTGTGGATCGTTGAAGCTGACATCGAGCGGATCGCGCTGCCCGCTGGAAGGGTTGTTGTCCTGCTGCTGCGACCTGGCCTGGACGCCCGCACCGGATGACGCtggtgccgccgccgccacggTCGATCGCCAGCGGCGATCCTCGGCCGAGTGTCCTTCCAAGGCGAGTCGCTGATTGAGTGCGGCAAGCAGGGCACTCGGTAGCGGACCACGGTTCCCGGCCGCATGCATACCATATTGACGCAGGAATTGCTCCGACTTTGCGTAGGACCAGCAGCTGCCCGGCCCGCCGGAAGGTGAGGTGACCTTGCGGGACACCAAGCTGTTGCACCGCGAAACAGTACGCAGGAAAGCCATGACGGAAGTGGCCACTCGAACCCTTACAGATGATCGACACGGAACGTTCACTCAATtatacacagacacacacacacagccacaaaCACGCCGAAACGCACGCTGGATGTTCGACCCCTCCGTTCACGAGGACGAAGCGCAACTGTGACAGCGTATGGCTCGCGGCGTTTTATCCTGATCCTGACACTGTGCGCTGTGTGACGGCACTCGCTCTACCGACACACCGGTAGAAACACGTGAAAACACACTGCTCCGAACAGCGGAGAGTAGGACACTGGTACACTTCCGCTTCTCGCACACACAGCTATCGTGGACACAAGTGTGTGCGCACGCGGACTCCTTTCTCAACAAGAACAGGACAACAGCCACCACACCGGAGGGAAGCAGCAAATCGCACCACCAGGTTTGGTGTGTCGGTTCCACAGCACAACGGGAATAGACGCGAACACCAGACGGGACCACCGAGGGACGGAAGCGAGGTCCTTTTCTTCGCACACACCGATGCAAGCGCGTGTGCTGCTCCTTGCAGCAAACACTCAAACACCAACAAACTGACACCGATCTATCACTCAAGAAGTGGCTCCACACCGTTCAACAACGCCAGGAACGCAGTAGACGGGTTGgatccttttctttcttttttctgccgTTCGAGACTGTACAGGGGGGAATCGAGACGAAAAAGATCAGAGAAATATTATGAAATGCGACTAAACTCTATTGGATAAAACCGGGCAGCCATCAAGAATATTCTCACTAACTATTACGGATTACACAATCGCTTTGCGAATCACTCGGATGCAAGGGACAAACGTACAAACTCACGTGCACACATGCGCAATTCCGCGGCGGACGCATACGAAAGGTAGCGGAATTAcgtaaacgaaacaaatttttCCAATAAGTTTTTCATCGTCACTATATCAAGGCGGAAAAGGTTACACAGAGCCGCGAGGTGCACCGCGTTACGCATGGGTGAGCCAGAAAGATAGAAGAAGAGTAGTGAACTCTACAAAGTTGGTGGTTAAAATTAGCAGAATGAAAATCGGCAACTAATGGCAACGGTGGCAAGTTGGCCCCTATTCATTCAATTTCATCCTTTTTCTCCAATTACACCTGACGTGCGTGGATAAACGATAAACAGATATTGAAGTGAACGAGTTGCTCTAATCGACCTACAGAACAAGACCTATCACTATCGACCGACCCAACCCAGCACCGGCAACTGACTGCACGAGCAAAATGTGCAACGCAGACACCTGTGCGTTCGCACGCACAACACGGTATCGTTGTTCACAAAGTTCGGATAGCTGAATCTGCTTGTGGGGCACCCGTTGCAATTTGGTTTTTTACCCGTTAGTATGGACACACAAGTGGACACAGCACGCACTAAAGGATAGAGTGAACACCGTTCAGCTAACAGGCAGTCGCGGCGGCAGACAGTCAGAGATCCGTGCGTTCGCTATCCTGGTCCCGAAGACAATGAAACGAGCAACACTTCGTAGctcttagtttatgaaattctgAGGCGTAGGTGcagaaaccttggttggtattttttgctgaaataacaaatttgttaataactttacaactgctgaaccgatttgtacatgtgaccccttaaatgaaaggtctgctcAAGACACGCAACTTTGTGTAACAATAGATCATTCtatattttctagtttttgagaaagtttatttttcgaaaagcttTGGAAATTTATCTCTTCGAAAGAGAGATTTTGCGAGAGAATTTTgaattctcttttctctctcaaaTTGGCGCATAGTGGTGGGTAGTTTCCTCGgaactgaaatgaaacagcTCCCCCTGGGAGCGGACAGTTAAAGCGACCCAGAAGATCCTGGGGACCATTCGCAAGCTCGATTTAGCCTTTggatcaattcaaccattgaTTGTACAATAaaagttacatttttttttgtacatgttaaagtaacaaataatatgaaaaatcggtaaaTTTGGTAGGCACGCATGATATGATGGATTGGGActcggattcgaagatccggatctcagaatggatttgaatcgaaagattctaATCCCTGTAGGTATTcagttttcccatcactagTTCAAACGACGGTACTTCATGGTTCCATGGTTCGGTACCAATGGTTCGATTCTCCGTAGTTCCGCGGAACGGAACTCCCCTCCGATGGAagatttcaaattttatacCGTTGAAAGAAATTTTGTGaacacacaaataaaaaatgttataacCAAGAAAACGGGTAAAGTAATATTCTTGAATAAAGGTTTACCTAACCGGAACTTAATATTACTCCAATagttacaaaaataaacgatAAAGGGGAAAGTAATTTTGTCAAAGAAAGAAGCAATGGCAACCAGAAATCTGTGTGCTACATAATAGATCAATAGAGCAATATACTTATGTAAAATGCAGAAAAGCAGGCAGTTTTTGGTAAGGTTTTATacgctttatttttctatttttagttCGTTATAATTTTCTGGATAGTTTTTCCCAGATTTTCACATACAATTGTTATTaccattatttttttcctcacaTTGTTTTTCCTGGTGCTCCTGCATCATGCTTACCACTTCTAATTGTGTATTTTTACTTTGCTTGATTTTCCCTCAATTTCTATCTTAGTAaatcgtgtttgtttttgttttattttttattttacacagtATCTCAGGTCGTGTGTCTGTTCATCATCTCTCCGTTCAGTTGGTTTGTGGTGGCTTCACAAGTAATAattaagttttcttttatcaacCCATTCGTCTTCATTGCTATCTTTCCCTGGTTTGTTCGACGTTTTGCTTTGCGacgatatatatataatatatacttattcatatatatatattgttAGCCATAACACTGCGACTATAACGAATCCGTTCAATTTGCGCGAACCTGCAGTTACCGCCTGTTCCATTttgcactgttttttttttcttgatctCCAACGCCAACGGTCTCATCGATTCCAGATAAAGGATGTACTGTGTGTATTGCATGTTTCCAATGTGTCTCACGTAACTATCTTTAgaatttattgcaaaacaaaagaacaaattGGTTTCACCTCGCGCTACACTTTTCAATTAAACTAATGATTTTGTAGTAAAGCGGAAAGGCGTCGAAGAGAGCAAATGGAGAAAACACTGCTGTAACGTAAACAGATGATACGAAACAGAAGTTTCCATTACCGGGATAAGATAATAAGAATATATtagtttgaaaagaaacacgTAGCAGTTTGATTGCTAGTTGCCTATGCGAAGTGGAACCAATCTAcccttttttcataaattgtgtcCTAAAGAAATCTTCGTACTTAGTTTTTTGAGCCAAACTTTGGCTGATTGAGTGTTGTTGCTTACGGTTGTAGTGAGTTGAAGCTATCGCCGATAGTTTTATAATcgtgtatatttatttatttcttgatAATTCTAAGCGACACTCTCGCCAACATCTCTCCACTACCAGCAACACTTCACAATATTGCGTGTTTCTGTTCAAATAGTTCCAGTATTATACGACTTCCCTTCAAACTATTGATTAAATTGATGAGTTATTAAATATTCCTTTTGCTTCCGTTTCGTGATTTTTCTGTGGTAGCAGGTCTATTCTCGGCCCCTCGAGTGACCTCTCCTAGCCATTTCGAGGATTgtgtaaattgttttttgtagAGTTTATAAACTGTGGAgttttaaattacaataaTGAAAGCAAGCATTGTATGTAACTGCGTTTATGCATAGTAATTCTGATTGTAGTACCAGCAtattttcccaatttttttcttaacaAACATTAACACACAGATACATACTCGATGTGGTTTTGGATGGAAATAAGTTTGAAATTTATCCTACCATCAAGCGAATTCATGTAGCGACTTTGAGACGCTTGGCCCATGGCCATTTGCGAGCCAACACTTATTTCAGGACAGGCGAAAAAAGGGAGACCTCATTCAACgggggggtgtgtgtgtttggctactactactactactacagcCGCTGGTGGGCGGATATTGCCGTAGGTGGTGCTAGGATGGTGTTGGCGCGGCTGCACGTTACCAGATTCCGGTCGGGATGACAGCCACCCTCATTTAATCTCCATGGAAAGGAACGGTGCTGGACTCGGCTGTGATTTGCCAATAGGTCGAGAAATAACAGCGGTTCACGGTTAAGTTGGGTGTTTATGTTGTGCAAAACGATGTCCTCGACTGGGGCACACGCAGACCACTGTGCGGCAAGCGTCACCGCAGGTAGGACGCTGCACGCGGGACGAAGACAGTGCCGAAGATGGTACGGACAAAGATAGCAATGGGAACGGGGCTAGTCGATAAAACTCTGCTCGACACAGGCTTTCACTCGTTTCTCATACTCTCGACGGTTTTCCTTGTAGAGCTGCGCCGCCATCGAGTTGGCAGGCGAGTTTGGATTAGGGTCACTTAGTAAAGACTGCAAATGAAAGAATCAGCGGAAAGGAGACATTAGCTATTGCAGGATAACCAAAGCGTACACGTTGGTACTCACCTGAATCGAAGTAAGAATGGCCGACACGTCGTACGTGGGGCTCCACCTGTTTTGCAAAATGTCCAGACAAATGCCGCCGTCGGCGTACACGTTCGGATGGAACATTTTGGAGACGAACCGCACCGTCGGTGGCTTGTTTGGGTACTCCTCGGTGAATTCTATTGTGAGCTTAAACGTACCGTCCTCGAACGGTGTGTCGTGTGGGCCAAAAATCACAGCGTTCCAGATCATAATATTGTTGTCCGTCGGTGCACCGGACACACCAGTTGGCGGGTCTTCCTGGAGCCTGcaaaggggaaaagaaaaccgataGTAGTATAAGACAGCAAAACTAAACCGGGAACGAGGTTACAGAGGCACGACTCTTTGGCACAACAAGATTGCACAACAATAAAACCGTTGCACAACTGATGATCACTGATGGATCAAGGAGATGCTTCCGGTTCAAGTTCATGTCGATAACGGCGAACGTTTGCGAATAGCCATTGCCTTCGGACTTGAATGGAATAGTCCAATGGAAGTGCCATGTGTTACTATCAATACGTTCACGTGACTCACGATCGAACTTGTTTAAGAAGCTTGCAACCCAAGATGAGACTGAATCACGCCGTCGATGCATAATGCGTTAGCTACTGCCTGCATCTCAAACTGATAGAAAATGAACTTGAAAATAGGGACAGTCTGTTGTTATTGTGCTGTTGTGACTGATAGACCGTTAGTTAATTGAGAG
This window harbors:
- the LOC131286415 gene encoding ubiquitin-conjugating enzyme E2-17 kDa, which produces MSTPARRRLMRDFKRLQEDPPTGVSGAPTDNNIMIWNAVIFGPHDTPFEDGTFKLTIEFTEEYPNKPPTVRFVSKMFHPNVYADGGICLDILQNRWSPTYDVSAILTSIQSLLSDPNPNSPANSMAAQLYKENRREYEKRVKACVEQSFID